A DNA window from Streptomyces asoensis contains the following coding sequences:
- a CDS encoding purine-cytosine permease family protein, giving the protein MSTTASPQTTSGTGPADSSTDQAVKETLEDYTLRFAPRSYRRWTPMVVATTALGGIAYMADFSIGAGIGLAHGTGNALVAIAVAAVVIFVTGFPLAYYGARYNIDLDLITRGAGFGYYGSVLTSVIFASFTFIFFALEGSIMAQGLELGLGLPLWLGYLVSTLMVIPLVIYGMKALSKLQVWTTPVWLLLMVGPLVYLIAADPGTVDRFLGYAGTDGEGGLDTASVLLGAGVCLSLIAQIGEQIDYLRFMPPRTEANKRSWWTAVIMAGPGWVVLGALKQAIGVFLAVYILAEVGADAAPEPIQQFRGAFDAMMPSWMVVPLAVALVVISQIKINVTNAYSGSLAWTNSFTRVTRHYPGRMVFVLVNLGFALALMEADMFSFLNSILGFYSNCAIAWVVTVATDIGINKYLLRLSPLQPEFRRGMLYAVNPVGTVAFVAASGLSIALYFHALGDALQPYSPVAAAVLAFVLTPLMAIATKGRYYLRRTDDGIDEPLLDADGNPSAVTLDCHVCRRPYERPDLTACVTHNATVCSLCLSTDTTGDHVLSA; this is encoded by the coding sequence ATGAGCACCACCGCATCACCGCAGACCACATCAGGCACGGGCCCGGCGGACTCCTCCACCGACCAGGCGGTCAAGGAGACGCTGGAGGACTACACCCTCCGCTTCGCGCCCCGCAGTTACCGGCGCTGGACCCCCATGGTCGTCGCCACGACGGCCCTGGGCGGCATCGCCTACATGGCCGACTTCTCCATCGGCGCCGGCATCGGGCTCGCCCACGGCACCGGCAACGCGCTCGTGGCGATCGCGGTCGCGGCGGTCGTCATCTTCGTCACCGGGTTCCCGCTCGCCTACTACGGCGCCCGCTACAACATCGACCTCGACCTGATCACCCGGGGCGCCGGTTTCGGCTACTACGGCTCCGTGCTGACGAGTGTCATCTTCGCGAGTTTCACCTTCATCTTCTTCGCCCTCGAGGGCTCGATCATGGCGCAGGGCCTGGAACTGGGACTCGGACTGCCGCTGTGGCTGGGCTACCTGGTGTCCACGCTGATGGTGATCCCGCTGGTGATCTACGGGATGAAGGCCCTGAGCAAGCTCCAGGTGTGGACCACCCCGGTCTGGCTGCTGCTGATGGTCGGTCCGCTGGTCTACCTGATCGCCGCCGACCCGGGTACGGTCGACCGCTTCCTCGGCTACGCGGGGACCGACGGCGAGGGCGGGCTCGACACCGCGTCCGTGCTCCTCGGCGCGGGGGTCTGCCTCTCGCTCATCGCGCAGATCGGGGAACAGATCGACTATCTCCGCTTCATGCCGCCCAGGACCGAGGCGAACAAGCGCAGTTGGTGGACCGCCGTGATCATGGCGGGCCCCGGCTGGGTGGTACTAGGCGCGCTCAAGCAGGCCATCGGCGTCTTCCTCGCCGTGTACATCCTGGCCGAGGTGGGTGCGGACGCGGCGCCCGAGCCCATCCAGCAGTTCCGGGGGGCCTTCGACGCGATGATGCCGTCCTGGATGGTCGTCCCGCTGGCGGTCGCACTGGTCGTGATCAGCCAGATCAAGATCAACGTGACGAACGCGTACTCCGGATCGCTGGCGTGGACCAACTCCTTCACGCGCGTCACCAGGCACTATCCCGGCCGTATGGTCTTCGTCCTGGTCAATCTCGGTTTCGCGCTCGCCCTCATGGAAGCCGACATGTTCAGCTTCCTGAACAGCATCCTCGGCTTCTACTCGAACTGCGCCATCGCCTGGGTCGTCACCGTCGCGACGGACATCGGGATCAACAAGTACCTGCTGCGCCTCTCCCCGCTCCAGCCGGAGTTCCGCCGGGGCATGCTGTACGCGGTCAACCCGGTCGGCACGGTGGCCTTCGTGGCCGCGTCGGGACTGTCCATCGCCCTGTACTTCCACGCGCTCGGCGACGCCCTCCAGCCCTACTCGCCCGTGGCCGCGGCCGTCCTGGCCTTCGTCCTCACCCCGCTGATGGCGATCGCCACCAAGGGCAGGTACTACCTGCGGCGCACGGACGACGGCATCGACGAGCCCCTGCTGGACGCGGACGGCAACCCGAGCGCGGTCACCCTCGACTGCCACGTCTGCCGCCGGCCCTACGAGCGCCCCGACCTGACCGCCTGCGTGACCCACAACGCGACGGTCTGCTCACTGTGCCTGAGCACGGACACCACCGGCGACCACGTACTGTCGGCGTGA
- a CDS encoding DNA-binding protein, with the protein MDEIEGRSPRPGPRKERGYFLLRATRVRDDAWMSQPEAARTLGVSALRVAMLLANGRLTPAENQAGHAGVTGDSVRAEESWRAQATRRAKLTRLLIDAVGYF; encoded by the coding sequence GTGGACGAGATCGAGGGGCGGTCGCCGCGACCAGGACCGCGGAAAGAACGCGGCTACTTCCTGCTCAGAGCGACCCGCGTCAGGGACGACGCCTGGATGTCCCAGCCGGAAGCCGCCCGCACCCTGGGCGTCTCCGCCCTCCGCGTCGCCATGCTCCTCGCCAACGGCCGCCTGACGCCGGCGGAGAACCAGGCAGGTCACGCCGGGGTCACCGGCGACAGCGTGCGCGCCGAGGAATCCTGGCGGGCGCAGGCGACCCGACGGGCGAAACTCACCCGCCTCCTCATCGACGCCGTCGGCTACTTCTGA